In Planctomycetia bacterium, the genomic stretch CGGTCCCGCGGACCCGCCGGCGTGTGCCGCGATCAGCGATTGGTTCATGGGTGTGGCGTGACGGCGATGACCGTAATCTCGCCTGGTTTGGGGCCGTAGCACCAGAACACGCGATAGGCACCAGGCGTTCGGTTTTGGCCGTAGGCCTCGAAGACCTTCTCCTGTGGATTGAAGGGGTGTGCGAGCGAGTGGTACTCGTGCGTGTGCAAGCCCGGGTGGCGGGGATTCTCGGCCAGCAGTGACACGCATTTGTGCACCTGCTTGAAAAGGCCTTCGTCCCGCGAACTCTTGGCACGGGCTTTGTGCCGCCGCATGCCGAGAGCAGCCGTGGCCTTGGCTTTGAGGCGGGCATATTCCGCCGCCGCCTCCTCGGTCCAACGCAGGACGAACACGCGTCAGTCCTGCAACCTGTCGGCGAGCGCAGCGTCGGCCGCCAGGTCGGGGCCGACGGACGAGAGCTTTCCCTCGCGGGCCTCGGCGAGGCCTCGGCTGACGGCAGCTGACGCCGCCCGGTTCTCGTGCAGCCACATCTCCCGCTCGGGCACGACCCGCGCGAGCGTGATTCGCACGGCGGTGTCGTCGATCTCCTCGACGATCACCGTGCGATTGGCAAACCGCTCCCCGAGGGTGAGCCGGCCCTTGCTGTCGGTGGTTTTCGTGGTCATGGCTTCTGGATTATAGGCCCAAAGTGGGCAAGTGGGAATTGCCCACTTTCCCATCGGCTTTTGGCGTGAAAAAGGCCAGCCGTAAGCATCCCCCGGCTGACATTCGACTCGTGAGCCACGCACTCCTTTGGTCCCGCGGACCCGCCGGCGTGTGCCGCGATCAGCGGTCAGCGGGGGCGGCGACGGGTTGCGGTATGGGAATCCGCACCACGATGTCGGTCCGATCGTAGCCGCCGCGTCCGGGTTGGTCCTGCCATTCCCCGCGGACGATCCTGCCGCTCACGTCGTCGCCGCCGTCGTACACGCCGTCGCGGCCGGTGCTCGCCATCAGGTAGCCGTCGCCGCGCCGCTCGTAGATCAATGGCTCGTCCGTGAACGGATCGAGCGGGACGGCGGCGAGGTATTTCGGCACCAGGGCGTCGAGCCGGTCGGGGTAGGGGGGCGTGCCCGGCGGCTGATCAGCCCGCCAGGCCGCCAGGGCTGCCGCCGTGCGGGTCATCTCGAACCTGGCCCGCGACTCGGCGTACTTCGCCAGAAAGGCCGCCGTCGAGCCGTCCGACAGGATTCGCACGAGCGCGGTGCCGACGCGATCGCTCCGCCAGTGACGACTGGTGGCGAACAGGATCGCCCCCGTGGCGTTCGAGACGGTCGTCCCGGCCGGCATGGCTGGCCCATTCAACACCTCGGTGTCCAGCAGGCTCGCCGCCGCGTGTCGTTCCCGGTACGTCGGCAGGCGACAGGCCGCGGCGTAGCGATCACCCAGCGTGTTGAAGTGTGCCAGGACCACATTCCAGTCGAGGCTCGTCCGCAGCGCGGCCCTTGTCCACGGCATGGTCTCGAGGACGACCGGCCTGCCGAAGAGCCCGACGTCCAGTTTGTCGATCTCCTGCACGCGGGCAGACCGGCCTTCCGGCTGCCGCCGGGCGAGCCAGATCACGATGTCGATCGCCTGAATTCGGCCGCTCTCGATCGCAGCCTCCGGCCCGGCGGGCGGCCCCAGCGCATCCAGATCACGGCGGATCGTCGCGATCACGTCCCCGGGCACGGTGGGCGAGCCGACGAGGTGCTCGATGGTCGCCCGCGCCGCCATCTGTTCCAAGGCGGATGCCTGCGCAACGGCGAAGAACATTGATGGCCCCGACTCGCCCGTGGTGATGCTGCGGCCGAGTCGGAGGATGGCGCGAATGTCGCGCCAGGCTTCGGCATATCGACCCGCGCCCCGGTGCCACATCGCCCGGCCGTGCAGCACTTGGGCAACGTCGAGCACGCCATTCAAGATGTTCACGGATCGGTAGAGGGGGTCGGGGCGGCCGTTGACGAGGGCCGCATGGGGCAGCCAGTACCGCGGCCGATCCGTCGCCGCCACGACGCGGTCGAGTGGCGTTGCGTGCCTGACGAACCAGGCCTCGACCGCCGGGAAATCCGTGCCGGTCCAGGGGCGCTGCCTCGCATCCACGAACATCCCGTACGAAATGTTCGCATCCCGGTCCTTGTGCGGCCTGGCGAGTGCGCCGGCCGGCGGCGTGGGCGGGACGCCGACCGCCGCGCAGACTTCCCGCAGCCCGTCCGGCGAGACGTCAAACGGCCAGAACGTGAGGAGCAGTTCCGCCGCCACGTTTTCCTCCGCCGACGGAAGGGGCGCGGCCGAGGCGATCAGGGCCGCCTCGTAGTCGGGCAGGCCGTCCGCGGCGCAGGGTGCGGTCAGGAACGTCGTCGTCGGGGAGACGACGATCGCCGGCTCGGGGCCGAACAGACCCCAGGCTAGTGTGGCTCCGAGGGTGGCGAGGAGCACGGCCGCGAGCACGCGCGCGTCCCACCACCACCTCGGCCGCGTGGCTGCCGCCCCGCGGGCCGCGAGCGGCTCCGCCGGGCGCGTGGTCGACTGGTCGGTGTTCGGTCCACGGTCGGTCATCGATGGTTGCCAGCGGGAGCGGGCGTGCGGACGGTCGGCGGCTTCCGCCCGGAGGCCGCATCGTACCGTTACACTGCGGCGATGAGCGAGCCCCGGCTGCCGACCGCGCACCTCGAGCCGAGCCTGACGACGCCGCTGGAGCGGCTGCCGGGCGTCGGTACCGCGCGGGCCCAGCGGCTGGCCCGGCTCGGGCTCGTGGCCGTCCGCGACGCGCTCATGCACTTCCCGCGCGACTACCGGGATTTCTCCGGGGCCCACGCCGTCGCCGGCCTCGCCGAGGGGGAGCACGCGTCCCTCTCCGGCGACGTCGTCGATGTCGGCACGCGGACGCTCGTCTCCGGCCGCCAGATGCTCACCGTGGTCGTCGCCGTCGGGGCTGACCGGGTCCGGGCCGTGTGGTTCAACATGCCGTTCATGGCCCGGCGGTTCGCCGTGGGGATGCGGGTCGCGCTCGCCGGCACGCCGCGGCGTCGGGCCGGGATCTGGGAGTTCGCCCATCCCGAGGTCCGCTGGCTGGCAGAGGGGGAAGAGCCGCATGCGTCGGAGTGGCTCGCCATCTATCCGCTCGCCGAAGGCGTGCAACAGTCGCACGTCCGCCTCGCCGTTCGCGCCGCGCTTGACCACGCCGCCGGCATCTGCCCCGAGGCCTTTCCAGACGAGACGCTCGCCGCCAAGAACCTGCTGCCGATCGAGCGGGCGCTCCGCGAGATGCACGCGCCGTCCGGTGCGGAGGGCGCGGCCGCCGCCCGGCGCCGGTTCGTATACCAGGAACTGTTCATGCTCCAGCTGGCGCTGCGCATGCAGCGCGGCCGGCAGCAGGAACGGCGGGCCGCCCCGATGCTTCCCGTGGACGCCCGGCTCGACAGCCGGATCCGGGCCCGCTTCGGCTTCGAGTTCACCCCGGCGCAGCGCCGGGTGTGCGCCGAGATCGCCGCCGACATCGGCCGGAGCGAACCGATGAACCGGCTCCTCCAGGGGGACGTCGGCAGCGGCAAGACCGCGGTGGCGATCTACGCGCTGCTGGCCGCCGTGGCCACGCCGGTGCGCCGGCCGGCCACCGCGGCCGGGGCGGCACCGGAGCCGGTCGTCGGACCCGACGGCCGGCCGGAACGCCATCAGGCGGCGATCATGGCGCCGACGGAACTGCTCGCCCGCCAGCATCTGGCGACGCTGGAAAAACTCCTCGCCGGGAGCGGCATCGAGGTCCAGCTGCTCGTCGGCGGCCAGACCGCGCGGCGGCGCGAACAGGTGCTGGAGCGGATCGCCGCGGGACGGACCGGGATCGTGGTCGGCACGCAGGCCCTGGTCTGCGGGGCGGCGCCGTTCCGCCACCTCGGCCTCGTGGTCATCGACGAGCAGCACCGGTTCGGCGTCCTCCAGCGGGCCGTGCTCCAGCAGGGGCAGGCGGAGCCGCACACGTTGGTGATGACCGCTACGCCGATTCCACGGACGATCGCCCATGCGGTGTACGGCGACCTCGACGTCTCGCTGCTCGACGAGCTGCCGCCGGGCCGGCAGCCGGTGGCCAGCTACCGGGTTGGGCCGGACGACCTCGACCGGTGGTGGGACTTTTTTCGGCGCAAGCTGGCCGGCGGCCGGCGTGGCTACGTCGTCGTGCCGGCGGTCGAGGAGTCGGCCCGTGGCCTGGCGAGCATCGGCTCCGCCTTCGAGACCCTGGCCAACGGCCCTCTGGAGGCGTTTCGGCTCGGCCTCATGCACGGCCGGCTGAAGCCCAGGGCAAAGGCCGCCGTCATGGAGGATTTTCGGGCCGGCAAGCTCGACGTGCTCGTGGCGACGAGCGTCATCGAGGTCGGGATCGACGTCCCCGAGGCGACGCTGATGACGATCCTCGACGCCGAGACGTTTGGGCTCGCACAGTTGCACCAGCTGCGTGGCCGCGTCGCCCGCGGCCCCGTCCGCGGCATCTGCGGCGCGGTCACGGCGTCGCAGCACGACCCGCAGCCCCGCGTCGACGTCTTCGTGGCCACGGCCGACGGCTTCGCCCTCGCCGAGCAGGACCTCGTGCTCCGCGGCCCAGGCGACCTTGTCGGCACGCGGCAGAGCGGGGCGCCGCCGCTGTACCTCGCCGACCTGCTCCGCGACGGGGCCGTCGTGGCCGAGGCCCGGCGGGACGCCCTGGAACTCTTTGATCGCGACCCGACGCTCGCCGATCCGAGCCTGGAACGGCTCAAGAAACTCATCGTCGACCGCTGGGGGGCGACACTCGGCCTCGGCCAGATCGGCTGACGGGCTGTGCGGCCGGCCTTCGTGCCGGACTCAGGCCGTGCGGAGCGGCTCGGCAGAACGCCACGCGTCGCCGGTCCGCTCGACGCGGTGATAGAGCGTGTCGCGCTCCACCGGCTCGCGGCCCGCCTCGCGGATCAGCCGCTTGATCTCGTCCACCGACAGCACCTCGGGCGTCGTCGCCCCGGCGTCGTGGTAGATCAGTTCGTGCCGCACCGTGCCGTCGATGTCGTCGGCCCCGTAAGCCAGCGCCGCCTGGGCGGTGCCGATGCCGAGCATGATCCAGTAGGCCTTGAGGTGGTCGAAGTTGTCGAGCACGAGCCGGCTCACCGCCATTGTCCGCAGGCCGAATGCGGCCGACGGCTTGGGGATGTGGGACAGCCGGGTGTTGTCGGGATGGAAGGCGAGGGGGATGAACGTCTGGAACCCGCCAGTCTCATCTTGGAGTTCGCGGAGTTTGAGGAGATGGTCGGTGCGGTGGAAGGCGTTCTCGATGTGGCCGTAGAGCATCGTGGCGTTGCTCCGCAGGCCGAGGGAGTGGGCAACCCGGTGCGTCTCAACCCATTCCCGCGTGTCGGCCTTGTGCTCGCAGATCCGGTCGCGGACCTCGGGATGGAAGATCTCCGCGCCGCCGCCCGGCAG encodes the following:
- the recG gene encoding ATP-dependent DNA helicase RecG — translated: MRTVGGFRPEAASYRYTAAMSEPRLPTAHLEPSLTTPLERLPGVGTARAQRLARLGLVAVRDALMHFPRDYRDFSGAHAVAGLAEGEHASLSGDVVDVGTRTLVSGRQMLTVVVAVGADRVRAVWFNMPFMARRFAVGMRVALAGTPRRRAGIWEFAHPEVRWLAEGEEPHASEWLAIYPLAEGVQQSHVRLAVRAALDHAAGICPEAFPDETLAAKNLLPIERALREMHAPSGAEGAAAARRRFVYQELFMLQLALRMQRGRQQERRAAPMLPVDARLDSRIRARFGFEFTPAQRRVCAEIAADIGRSEPMNRLLQGDVGSGKTAVAIYALLAAVATPVRRPATAAGAAPEPVVGPDGRPERHQAAIMAPTELLARQHLATLEKLLAGSGIEVQLLVGGQTARRREQVLERIAAGRTGIVVGTQALVCGAAPFRHLGLVVIDEQHRFGVLQRAVLQQGQAEPHTLVMTATPIPRTIAHAVYGDLDVSLLDELPPGRQPVASYRVGPDDLDRWWDFFRRKLAGGRRGYVVVPAVEESARGLASIGSAFETLANGPLEAFRLGLMHGRLKPRAKAAVMEDFRAGKLDVLVATSVIEVGIDVPEATLMTILDAETFGLAQLHQLRGRVARGPVRGICGAVTASQHDPQPRVDVFVATADGFALAEQDLVLRGPGDLVGTRQSGAPPLYLADLLRDGAVVAEARRDALELFDRDPTLADPSLERLKKLIVDRWGATLGLGQIG
- the mqnE gene encoding aminodeoxyfutalosine synthase, whose amino-acid sequence is MIRAVAPSLETIREKVEAGVRLDAAECEMLWDERIDLHELGELANIVRERKNGNRGYYNINTHLNPTNVCVYRCTFCAFRADLRDPRGYVMSDEQIVARGAEAVAAGSTEMHIVGGLHHQKDYDWYLNIIRLLHDHCPTLHLKAWTPVEINWFCHLTKRSTHDILVELRDAGLGSLPGGGAEIFHPEVRDRICEHKADTREWVETHRVAHSLGLRSNATMLYGHIENAFHRTDHLLKLRELQDETGGFQTFIPLAFHPDNTRLSHIPKPSAAFGLRTMAVSRLVLDNFDHLKAYWIMLGIGTAQAALAYGADDIDGTVRHELIYHDAGATTPEVLSVDEIKRLIREAGREPVERDTLYHRVERTGDAWRSAEPLRTA